In one window of Halorubrum sp. BV1 DNA:
- the kdgK1 gene encoding bifunctional 2-dehydro-3-deoxygluconokinase/2-dehydro-3-deoxygalactonokinase yields the protein MVGMTDLVTFGETMLRLSPPRGERLETAETFDVQAGGAESNVAVGAARLGADAVWLSKLPDSPLGRRVVSELRSHGVRTGAAWADPDASRVGTYYLEHGGEPRGTNVVYDRADAAITTVEPEELPTGALESASRFHTTGITPALSERTAATTAALLRAAGDAGVTRSLDLNYRAKLWDTETARAAYEDLFEHVDTLFVPRRDARRVLDREGDAVTIANGLAADFGFETVIVTRGTEGAVALRNGEVHEQGVFDADTVDAIGTGDAFVAGYLAKRIAGGGVADALEWAAAAAALKRTIAGDIAVISPADVAAVVDGAAGIDR from the coding sequence GTGGTCGGCATGACCGATCTCGTGACGTTCGGTGAGACGATGCTCCGCCTGTCGCCGCCGCGCGGCGAGCGATTAGAGACGGCCGAGACGTTCGACGTGCAAGCCGGCGGCGCGGAGAGCAACGTCGCCGTCGGCGCGGCGCGGCTCGGTGCCGACGCGGTCTGGCTCTCGAAGCTCCCCGACTCGCCGCTCGGGCGGCGCGTCGTCTCGGAGCTGCGCAGCCACGGCGTTCGTACCGGCGCCGCGTGGGCCGATCCCGACGCGAGCCGGGTCGGGACCTACTACCTCGAACACGGCGGCGAGCCCCGCGGGACCAATGTGGTCTATGACCGCGCCGACGCCGCGATCACGACCGTCGAGCCCGAGGAGCTACCGACCGGCGCGCTGGAGTCCGCCTCGCGGTTTCACACGACGGGGATCACGCCGGCGCTCTCAGAGCGCACCGCCGCGACGACGGCCGCCCTGCTCCGCGCCGCGGGCGACGCCGGCGTGACTCGGTCGCTCGACCTGAACTACCGGGCGAAGCTCTGGGACACGGAGACCGCCCGCGCCGCCTACGAGGACCTGTTCGAGCACGTGGACACGCTGTTCGTCCCGCGGCGCGACGCCCGACGGGTTCTAGACCGCGAGGGCGATGCCGTTACCATCGCCAACGGACTCGCCGCCGACTTCGGCTTCGAGACGGTGATCGTCACCCGCGGCACGGAGGGCGCGGTCGCGCTGCGTAACGGAGAAGTACACGAACAGGGCGTTTTCGACGCCGACACCGTCGATGCGATCGGCACCGGCGACGCGTTCGTCGCCGGGTACCTCGCGAAACGGATCGCCGGCGGCGGCGTCGCCGACGCGCTGGAGTGGGCCGCCGCGGCCGCCGCGCTGAAGCGCACGATCGCCGGCGACATCGCCGTTATCTCGCCCGCGGACGTCGCGGCTGTCGTCGACGGCGCGGCCGGAATCGACCGATAA
- the purL gene encoding phosphoribosylformylglycinamidine synthase subunit PurL, which yields MSLSDPDHELVVAELGREPTAAEAALFENLWSEHCAYRSSRPLLSAFDSEGDQVVVGPGDDAAVLALPEPDAADTPASERDADDYGDQYVTFGVESHNHPSFVDPFDGAATGVGGIVRDTMSMGAYPIALLDSLYFGDFDRERSRYLFEGVVEGISHYGNCIGVPTVGGSVAFHGGYEGNPLVNVACVGLTNADRLVTATAQEPGNKLVLVGNGTGRDGLGGASFASEDLAEDAETEDRPAVQVGDPYAEKRLIECNEALVDEDLIVSARDLGAAGLGGASSELVAKGGLGARIDLDRVHQREPNMNPMEILLAESQERMCYEVSPDDVERVADLAERFDLGCSVIGEVTDGNYVCEFAGDAESDADDPESEVVVDVDAEFLADGAPMNDLPSEAPTQPGRDLPDPAPALDEAVESVLAAPSTASKRWVYRQYDHEVGARTALKPGDDAAIMAIRETERDGESAGDGESSGDRKSAGREETAPADGGVGLALSSGANPNWTAAAPYEGARAVALENATNLAAKGAVPLAAVDCLNGGNPEKPSVYGGFEGIVDGLADACADLDTPVVGGNVSLYNDSVEGPIPPTPTLALIGTKRGYDAPPAALDADHAADSELLLVGAGGDALGGSEYLAQTGGTDRFPSLPDESGDGDSELGDDERLGDLVASLAAVARHESTLAAHDVSDGGLAVALAELVTDDAGVDARLPDRVAAFDETPGRLVIQTTDPEAVADLAGETPVLRLGDVTTDGTLSLGVGEESVALTADAIRDHRDVIDRELA from the coding sequence ATGAGTCTGTCCGATCCGGACCACGAGCTCGTCGTCGCGGAGCTGGGCCGGGAGCCGACGGCGGCCGAGGCCGCGCTGTTCGAGAACCTCTGGAGCGAACACTGCGCGTACCGCTCCTCGCGGCCGCTCCTGTCGGCGTTCGACAGCGAGGGCGACCAGGTCGTCGTCGGCCCCGGCGACGACGCGGCCGTCCTCGCGTTACCCGAACCGGACGCCGCGGACACGCCCGCGTCGGAGCGCGACGCCGACGACTACGGCGACCAGTACGTCACCTTCGGCGTCGAGAGCCACAACCACCCGTCCTTCGTCGACCCCTTCGACGGGGCCGCCACGGGCGTCGGCGGCATCGTCCGCGACACGATGTCGATGGGCGCATACCCGATCGCCCTGCTCGACTCGCTGTACTTCGGCGACTTCGACCGCGAGCGGTCGCGGTACCTCTTCGAGGGCGTCGTCGAGGGGATCTCTCACTACGGCAACTGCATCGGGGTGCCCACGGTCGGCGGCAGCGTCGCCTTCCACGGCGGCTACGAGGGAAACCCCCTCGTCAACGTCGCGTGTGTCGGCCTGACGAACGCGGATCGGCTCGTCACCGCCACGGCCCAAGAGCCGGGGAACAAGCTCGTCTTGGTCGGTAACGGCACCGGCCGCGACGGCCTCGGCGGCGCGTCGTTCGCGAGCGAGGACCTCGCGGAGGACGCCGAGACGGAGGACCGCCCCGCGGTGCAGGTCGGCGACCCCTACGCGGAAAAGCGGCTCATCGAGTGCAACGAGGCCCTCGTGGACGAGGATCTGATCGTCTCCGCGCGCGACCTCGGCGCGGCCGGCCTCGGCGGGGCGTCCTCCGAACTCGTCGCGAAGGGGGGGCTCGGCGCGCGAATCGACCTCGACCGGGTCCACCAGCGCGAGCCGAACATGAACCCGATGGAGATCTTGCTGGCCGAGAGCCAAGAGCGGATGTGCTACGAGGTTTCACCCGACGACGTCGAGCGCGTCGCGGACCTCGCGGAGCGGTTCGACCTCGGCTGTTCGGTCATCGGCGAGGTGACGGACGGGAACTACGTCTGCGAGTTCGCCGGCGACGCCGAGAGCGACGCTGACGACCCCGAGAGCGAGGTCGTCGTCGACGTCGACGCCGAGTTCCTCGCCGACGGCGCGCCGATGAACGACCTTCCGAGCGAAGCGCCAACCCAGCCCGGCCGGGACCTCCCGGACCCGGCTCCCGCGCTCGACGAGGCGGTCGAGTCGGTGCTCGCCGCGCCCTCGACCGCGAGCAAGCGCTGGGTGTACCGTCAGTATGACCACGAGGTCGGGGCGCGAACGGCGCTGAAACCCGGCGACGACGCCGCTATCATGGCGATCCGCGAGACAGAGCGCGACGGCGAAAGCGCGGGCGACGGCGAAAGTTCGGGCGACCGCAAAAGCGCGGGCAGAGAGGAAACCGCTCCCGCAGACGGGGGCGTCGGCCTCGCGCTCTCCTCGGGCGCGAACCCAAACTGGACCGCGGCCGCGCCGTACGAGGGGGCCCGCGCGGTCGCCCTCGAAAACGCCACGAACCTCGCCGCGAAGGGCGCGGTCCCGCTCGCCGCGGTCGACTGTCTCAACGGCGGCAACCCGGAGAAGCCGAGCGTGTACGGTGGGTTCGAGGGGATCGTCGACGGGCTCGCCGACGCCTGCGCCGACCTCGATACCCCGGTCGTCGGCGGGAACGTCTCACTCTACAACGACAGCGTCGAGGGGCCGATCCCGCCGACGCCGACCCTCGCGCTGATCGGCACGAAGCGAGGGTACGACGCGCCGCCCGCGGCGCTCGACGCGGACCACGCGGCCGACTCCGAACTGCTCCTCGTCGGTGCGGGGGGCGACGCGCTCGGCGGGTCGGAGTACCTCGCGCAGACTGGAGGGACAGACCGGTTCCCGTCGCTTCCGGACGAGTCGGGCGACGGCGACAGCGAGCTCGGTGACGACGAGAGGCTCGGTGACCTCGTCGCGTCGCTCGCGGCGGTCGCGCGACACGAGTCGACGCTCGCGGCCCACGACGTGAGCGACGGCGGGCTCGCGGTCGCGCTCGCCGAGCTGGTGACCGACGACGCCGGCGTCGACGCGCGGCTCCCGGACCGCGTCGCGGCCTTCGACGAGACGCCCGGCCGCCTCGTCATCCAGACCACTGATCCCGAGGCGGTCGCCGACCTCGCGGGCGAGACGCCGGTGCTCCGCCTCGGCGACGTGACGACCGACGGGACGCTCTCGCTCGGCGTCGGCGAGGAGTCCGTCGCGCTCACCGCCGACGCGATCCGCGACCACCGCGACGTCATCGACCGCGAACTCGCCTGA
- a CDS encoding ABC transporter ATP-binding protein, translating into MAQTQSVGTTQSDGEREEASGSSDAARPATSESSDPVLSLSNVRKDFGPETAIDGVSLDVRPGELLTFLGPSGCGKTTTLRTIAGLEEPTDGRVVLGGETVAGNGTLVPPEARDVGIVFQNFALFPHLTVRENIAFGLEDADAAATEARVDELLELVEMTDHGEKTPDQLSGGQKQRVALARSLAPEPEVLLLDEPFSNLDVRLRVEMREEVRRILKEAGVTAVSVTHDQEEALSISDRVAVMNDGQIEQVGRPEEVFERPESKFVASFLGRASFLQGHLRDGNVETEIGRFDAVTLEGYDTVYDGAPVDVLVRPDDLRATPASAELADGVIVSRQYVGPSFVYRVELDSGDAVHCLHNHVEEFDLDEPVTLDLSADHPLAWYPR; encoded by the coding sequence ATGGCTCAAACGCAATCAGTCGGAACGACACAGTCGGACGGGGAACGCGAGGAGGCGAGCGGGTCGTCTGACGCGGCGCGGCCGGCGACCTCTGAGTCGTCCGATCCGGTGTTGTCGCTATCGAACGTGCGGAAGGATTTCGGACCCGAGACCGCCATCGACGGCGTCTCGCTCGACGTCCGCCCCGGGGAACTGCTCACGTTTCTCGGTCCCTCCGGGTGCGGGAAGACGACGACGCTCCGCACGATCGCGGGCTTAGAAGAGCCGACCGACGGCCGCGTCGTCCTCGGCGGCGAGACCGTCGCCGGTAACGGCACGCTCGTGCCGCCCGAAGCGCGCGACGTCGGCATCGTCTTCCAGAACTTCGCGTTGTTCCCGCACCTCACCGTCCGCGAGAACATCGCGTTCGGGCTGGAGGACGCGGACGCGGCAGCAACCGAAGCGCGCGTCGACGAGCTGCTCGAACTCGTCGAGATGACCGACCACGGCGAGAAGACGCCGGACCAGCTCTCCGGTGGGCAAAAACAGCGCGTCGCGCTCGCGCGCTCGCTCGCGCCCGAACCCGAGGTCCTCCTCTTGGACGAACCGTTCTCGAACCTCGACGTGCGCCTGCGCGTGGAGATGCGCGAAGAGGTGCGCCGCATTCTGAAGGAGGCCGGCGTCACCGCCGTCTCGGTCACCCACGACCAGGAGGAGGCGCTGTCCATCTCCGATCGCGTCGCCGTCATGAACGACGGGCAGATCGAGCAGGTCGGTCGTCCCGAGGAGGTCTTCGAGCGACCCGAGTCGAAGTTCGTCGCCTCCTTCCTCGGCCGCGCGTCGTTTCTGCAGGGCCACCTCCGCGACGGGAACGTCGAGACGGAGATCGGTCGGTTCGACGCCGTCACGCTGGAGGGATACGACACGGTCTACGACGGCGCGCCGGTCGACGTCTTGGTCCGCCCGGACGACCTCCGAGCGACCCCCGCGAGCGCAGAACTGGCCGACGGCGTCATCGTCTCCAGACAGTACGTCGGCCCCTCGTTCGTCTATCGCGTCGAACTCGACTCCGGCGACGCGGTCCACTGCCTGCACAACCACGTCGAGGAGTTCGACCTCGACGAGCCCGTGACGCTGGATCTGTCGGCCGACCACCCGCTGGCGTGGTACCCGAGGTAG
- a CDS encoding right-handed parallel beta-helix repeat-containing protein: MTGASRRKRAQAVLFSAIMVLSMVAVGVGGLAGGVAADSTTYVVGSGENADYDTIQGAIDGDASQDDIILVEDGEYDPFESNIENVTITAADGASPNITASESQLDDATDPIVYLGGNDVTFSDIDVEGPSRGTGVGVRIGTSAAIDASNAEVSGVDVSNVLTGIQAGSNAEDSLIDSNDISNAVVGISIIGDAATVSGNTISDVDSTGDVPSEGIGIAGTDHTIEANEISAASGVVEVRVYNDELPTVNGESQNETAVANAILEAEGVDSVEFDSSENLYDGSITVGDASYATLQQAQDAASEGDTVEVNPGTYEESVTIDTPGLTLEGPYADTPGHDSTRGENEAIIEGQIRFDDAADVTVTGFTVDEPEGGFAGTKHGIELNSAPGVEIRNNIVRKNEESGFGIGTNNGLAGDATIAGNYVENGTVAGVAVLSENSLIEGDSINIDIINNKAENPATEGIYVFEQTGSEFSVPVDLTIEGNSVQDAGAYDIKLGSSRSESLSGFSSINGIGTGSENAPEDTGDSILESNAGVNSVEYALNDVSEVFTVETLTVSSGESIQEAVDTATELDIGTIEIESGTYNQNVTINAPNVTIDGHGSAVIDGRIDIPVDEVTVTNLTVQNGARAGSEAEGIFIGNADGFDNLDGDVTLRNVVVEDVHGHGTGSTVEGVHVKYYDDGDEIDGITFDNLTVRNVTQTAEGADGVKLQAKVDDVSITNSTFSDIEGAWAYGVVSTPSSLEEDVPEDVTLRRNTIENVTATEYDGVGLGIDGGNGNGYADASDVRATQNDFLNNDVDILNKEPDGGPMFAPLNYFGEDGPTVTGNVVYDPVLTTSEENVAADSARNITEYGSVLDLQSDGSRALAVGFSARPDEPVGEIFGEMDITGNAFVYDNEAGEYQDASGDYVPSVGEVVVLTSEGAIDETVTVPVETDIDNEAATPESVSLSNGWNLVATGGTVGFDSSTLDIAGAEVQNDLQLQAQPSQPGLAEGEELPPSEAYTGAFEGTWLFVDDEPDSDAQLATGYAEDQSAEEYIFEVVYPNDPQAEYPPVPIDPRYPPEFAYPPELIYENPDAILAEENTDE; encoded by the coding sequence ATGACGGGAGCGTCGCGCCGGAAACGAGCACAGGCAGTGCTGTTCTCGGCGATTATGGTACTGTCCATGGTCGCTGTCGGTGTTGGTGGATTAGCCGGGGGTGTAGCAGCAGACAGCACTACCTACGTTGTTGGTTCTGGGGAAAATGCAGACTACGATACTATTCAGGGCGCAATTGATGGAGATGCATCCCAAGACGACATAATTCTCGTTGAAGATGGTGAGTATGACCCATTTGAATCAAATATAGAGAATGTAACGATCACTGCCGCAGATGGTGCATCACCTAACATCACGGCTTCTGAGAGTCAACTTGACGATGCGACGGACCCGATCGTTTACCTCGGTGGGAACGATGTGACTTTCTCAGACATCGACGTAGAAGGCCCTAGCCGCGGTACTGGCGTTGGTGTTCGAATTGGAACAAGCGCTGCTATCGATGCCAGCAATGCAGAGGTTTCTGGCGTGGATGTGTCGAACGTGTTGACCGGAATTCAGGCTGGCTCAAACGCTGAAGACAGCTTGATTGACAGTAATGACATCTCAAATGCGGTTGTCGGTATCAGCATTATTGGTGACGCTGCAACCGTCTCTGGAAATACAATATCAGATGTCGATTCCACCGGTGATGTCCCCAGTGAGGGGATTGGAATCGCTGGCACTGACCATACCATAGAGGCTAATGAGATATCAGCAGCAAGTGGTGTAGTTGAGGTTCGTGTCTACAATGATGAGCTGCCAACAGTAAACGGCGAAAGTCAAAACGAAACCGCAGTGGCAAACGCGATACTAGAGGCAGAAGGGGTAGATTCTGTTGAATTTGATTCTTCTGAGAATTTATACGATGGATCTATTACTGTCGGTGACGCGTCGTACGCAACGCTCCAGCAGGCCCAAGACGCTGCCAGTGAAGGAGACACTGTAGAGGTAAACCCCGGTACCTATGAGGAGTCTGTCACGATCGACACTCCCGGTCTGACGCTTGAAGGCCCGTACGCTGATACCCCGGGACATGACAGCACACGTGGCGAGAACGAAGCGATAATCGAAGGACAGATTCGCTTCGATGATGCTGCGGATGTAACGGTGACCGGGTTTACTGTTGACGAGCCAGAGGGTGGCTTCGCCGGGACAAAGCACGGTATCGAACTGAACAGCGCACCTGGCGTCGAAATTAGAAACAACATTGTCCGCAAAAACGAGGAATCAGGATTCGGTATTGGGACCAACAATGGTCTCGCTGGTGACGCTACTATCGCGGGCAATTACGTCGAAAATGGCACTGTCGCTGGCGTTGCAGTTCTGTCTGAGAACTCACTTATCGAGGGGGATAGTATCAACATAGATATCATCAATAACAAAGCAGAGAATCCGGCGACAGAAGGTATCTACGTCTTCGAGCAAACTGGATCTGAGTTCTCGGTTCCTGTTGATCTCACTATCGAAGGAAACAGTGTCCAAGATGCGGGTGCATATGATATCAAGCTCGGAAGCAGTAGAAGTGAGTCTCTGAGCGGATTCAGCAGCATCAACGGCATCGGCACTGGGTCGGAGAACGCTCCCGAGGACACCGGAGACAGTATTTTAGAAAGCAACGCTGGGGTCAATTCGGTTGAATATGCTCTGAATGACGTTTCCGAAGTGTTCACCGTGGAGACACTGACCGTTTCTAGTGGTGAATCGATTCAGGAAGCTGTTGATACAGCCACAGAACTGGACATCGGCACCATCGAGATTGAATCAGGTACCTACAACCAGAACGTAACGATCAACGCGCCGAACGTCACCATCGACGGCCACGGTTCGGCAGTCATCGACGGGCGCATTGACATCCCCGTCGACGAGGTTACTGTCACAAACCTCACGGTTCAGAACGGAGCCCGAGCAGGCTCCGAAGCTGAGGGCATCTTCATAGGAAACGCAGACGGCTTCGACAACTTAGACGGCGACGTTACGCTGCGCAACGTGGTCGTCGAGGACGTGCACGGGCACGGCACCGGAAGCACCGTTGAAGGAGTCCACGTCAAGTACTATGACGACGGTGACGAGATAGACGGGATCACGTTCGACAACCTCACCGTCCGAAACGTCACGCAGACCGCAGAAGGTGCAGACGGGGTGAAACTTCAAGCCAAGGTCGATGACGTTTCGATAACCAACTCGACGTTCAGCGACATCGAAGGTGCTTGGGCGTACGGTGTCGTGTCGACGCCGTCCAGCCTCGAAGAGGACGTGCCCGAAGACGTGACGCTCCGCCGGAACACGATCGAGAACGTCACCGCGACGGAATATGACGGTGTCGGGCTCGGCATCGACGGAGGTAACGGAAATGGCTACGCGGACGCGAGCGATGTCAGAGCCACGCAGAACGACTTCCTCAACAACGATGTCGATATCCTGAACAAGGAACCCGACGGAGGTCCGATGTTCGCACCGCTGAACTACTTCGGCGAAGACGGGCCTACTGTCACCGGTAATGTCGTCTACGATCCCGTCTTGACGACGTCCGAGGAGAACGTTGCGGCTGATTCGGCGCGGAACATCACCGAGTACGGTTCCGTTCTCGATCTACAGTCCGACGGATCGCGTGCACTTGCCGTCGGCTTCTCGGCTCGGCCGGACGAGCCCGTCGGAGAGATCTTCGGCGAGATGGATATCACCGGCAACGCGTTCGTGTACGACAACGAGGCCGGTGAATACCAAGATGCCAGCGGAGACTACGTGCCGAGCGTTGGCGAAGTGGTCGTGCTCACCAGCGAGGGTGCGATAGACGAGACGGTGACCGTCCCGGTTGAAACAGACATCGACAACGAGGCCGCGACGCCCGAGTCTGTCTCACTCAGTAACGGCTGGAACCTAGTGGCGACCGGCGGCACCGTCGGCTTCGATTCGAGCACGCTCGACATCGCCGGTGCCGAAGTGCAAAACGACCTGCAGCTACAGGCCCAGCCGAGCCAGCCCGGACTCGCTGAAGGAGAAGAACTCCCGCCGAGTGAGGCGTACACCGGTGCATTCGAAGGAACGTGGCTCTTCGTCGACGACGAACCGGACTCCGACGCGCAACTGGCAACCGGATATGCAGAAGATCAGTCGGCCGAAGAGTATATTTTCGAAGTGGTCTATCCGAACGATCCTCAAGCAGAGTACCCGCCGGTGCCGATAGATCCGAGGTACCCGCCGGAGTTCGCCTACCCGCCAGAACTCATTTACGAGAATCCAGACGCGATTCTCGCAGAAGAGAACACTGACGAATAG